A DNA window from Seriola aureovittata isolate HTS-2021-v1 ecotype China chromosome 8, ASM2101889v1, whole genome shotgun sequence contains the following coding sequences:
- the LOC130174131 gene encoding alcohol dehydrogenase class-3-like has translation MSTTGQVIKCKAALAWEPGKPLAIEDVEVDPPKVHEVRIKIVATGVCHTDWEYLYGQGMKVRPFPLVLGHEAAGVVESVGPEVTKFSPGDKVIPLFLPQCGECERCLSPKTNHCRKNWANMQVGVLADGTSRISCKGQQVYQFLGISSFCQYTVVPDTSLAKIRCDAPLDKVCLLGCGVSTGYGAAVNTGKVEKHSSCAVFGLGAVGLAAVMGCQVAGAKRIIGVDINPDKFEKAAVFGATECVNPKDHKKPIQEVLAEMTDGGVDYALECVGDPAIMTAAFESTKDAWGSCVIAGWTETGMMNVVVEKILMGRTLSGTYFGGWKSVEDVPKLVDDYMNKKLKLDEFITHNLPLDQINVAFGLLKSGNSIRTVISL, from the exons ATGTCAACAACAGGTCAG gtGATCAAGTGCAAGGCAGCTCTTGCTTGGGAACCTGGCAAACCTCTGGCCATTGAAGATGTGGAGGTGGACCCACCTAAGGTCCATGAAGTCCGCATCAAG ATTGTTGCCACAGGTGTGTGCCACACAGACTGGGAGTACCTGTATGGGCAAGGAATGAAGGTCAGACCATTCCCATTAGTTCTCGGCCATGAAGCAGCAGGAGTGGTAGAGAGTGTTGGTCCAGAGGTCACCAAATTCTCACCGG gggATAAAGTCATTcctctttttctgcctcagtgTGGGGAATGTGAACGATGTCTGAGTCCTAAAACAAATCATTGCAGGAAAAACTG GGCAAATATGCAAGTAGGAGTTTTGGCTGATGGCACAAGCAGGATTTCTTGCAAGGGACAGCAAGTATACCAGTTCCTCGGTATCAGTTCCTTCTGCCAGTACACTGTGGTTCCTGACACCTCGCTTGCAAAAATAAGATGTGATGCACCACTGGACAAGGTGTGTCTTCTAGGCTGTGGTGTCTCCACTGGTTATGGAGCAGCTGTTAATACAGGCAAG GTTGAAAAACATTCCTCATGTGCCGTGTTTGGGCTCGGAGCTGTTGGACTGGCCGCCGTCATGGGCTGCCAGGTTGCTGGGGCAAAAAGGATCATCGGGGTCGACATCAACCCTGACAAGTTTGAGAAAGCTGCAGTGTTTGGAGCCACTGAATGTGTCAACCCCAAAGACCACAAGAAGCCCATCCAGGAGGTTCTGGCAGAAATGACAGATGGAGGGGTGGACTACGCTCTGGAGTGTGTTGGAGATCCAGCTATCATG ACTGCTGCATTTGAGTCTACAAAAGATGCCTGGGGCTCCTGTGTGATTGCTGGATGGACAGAGACGGGAATGATGAACGTTGTGGTTGAAAAGATCCTCATGGGACGCACCTTGAGTGGGACTTATTTTGGAG GTTGGAAGAGTGTGGAGGATGTGCCTAAACTGGTGGATGACTACATGAACAAAAAGCTGAAGCTGGATGAGTTTATCACACACAACCTCCCACTGGATCAAATCAATGTGGCCTTTGGCCTTTTGAAAAGTGGGAACAG
- the gar1 gene encoding H/ACA ribonucleoprotein complex subunit 1: protein MSFRGGGGRGGGFNRGGGFNRGGGGRGGFGGGRGGGFGRGGGRGGFNRQQDYGPPEYVVALGEFMHPCEDDIVCRCTTEENKVPYFNAPVYLENKEQIGKVDEIFGQLRDFYFSVKLSENMKASSFKKLQKFYIDPMKLLPLQRFLPRPPGEKGPPRGGRGGGRGGGRGGGRGGGFRGGRGGGGRGGGFGGGGRGGGFRGRGGGGGRGFRGGR from the exons ATGTCTttcagaggaggaggcggaCGAGGTGGAGGTTTTAACCGAGGTGGAGGTTTTAACCGAGgtggaggaggtagaggaggctTTGGTggaggcagaggtggaggatTTGGACGGGGTGGTGGCAGAGGTGGTTTCAACAGACAGCAAGACTATGGTCCTCCAGAATACGTTGTTG CACTGGGAGAGTTCATGCATCCTTGTGAAGATGATATTGTGTGTAGGTGTACAACGGAGGAAAACAAAGTTCCTTACTTCAATGCCCCAGTGTACTTGGAAAACAAGGAGCAGATCGGGAAGGTGGATGAGATATTCGGCCAGCTCCGGGACTTT TATTTTTCAGTCAAACTTTCTGAAAATATGAAGGCATCTTCGTTTAAGAAACTGCAGaag ttttatataGATCCAATGAAGCTCCTCCCGCTGCAGAGATTCCTCCCAAGGCCGCCAGGAGAGAAGGGGCCACCAAGAGGAGGTCGAGGTGGGGgtagaggtggaggaagaggtggtGGACGTGGAG gtGGATTTCGAGGTGGCAGGGGCGGAGGTGGCCGTGGTGGAGGATTTGGAGGCGGTGGACGCGGTGGAGGTTTcaggggaagaggaggtggtggcGGACGTGGATTCAGAG GCGGGAGATGA